One Halomonas sp. THAF5a genomic region harbors:
- a CDS encoding FliC/FljB family flagellin yields the protein MSVINTNITSMIGQQNLRESQNSLSTAMERLSSGLRINSAKDDAAGQAIANRMSAQITGLSQAQRNANDGISVAQTAEGALNQVNDNLQRVRELTVQAQNDTNSADDRASIQAEIDQRLTEIDRISEQTDFNGVKVLSSNQSLSIQVGANDGESIDVNLEKTTANTLGLGGFSVTGPVDKSGTAGAKDVFGEAAHGLVTLNKTSNAAVAGAAFKAAYGESTQVTDTKVNDFSAQLAKNLGVAASVVNVTASDAYVDDAGNWYAKVDIDSSKGTNTVQALNQQGLMTEDASGNKVQFDSTTNTTGTYYVAIDPADADNVAAATVNFSEDGKELGVKDLMGGATANPMEQLDTALNQVDELRSDLGAIQNRFESAITNLSTNETNLSAARSRIEDADYATEVANMTKNQILQQAGTSVLSQANQLPQNVLSLLG from the coding sequence ATGTCCGTGATCAATACCAACATCACTTCGATGATCGGTCAGCAGAACCTCCGGGAGTCTCAGAACTCCCTGTCCACCGCCATGGAGCGCCTCTCCTCCGGCCTGCGCATCAACAGCGCCAAGGACGACGCCGCCGGTCAGGCCATCGCCAACCGCATGAGTGCCCAGATCACCGGCCTCAGCCAGGCGCAGCGTAACGCCAATGACGGCATCTCCGTCGCCCAGACCGCTGAAGGCGCACTGAACCAGGTCAACGACAACCTGCAGCGCGTGCGCGAGCTGACCGTTCAGGCGCAAAACGACACCAACTCCGCCGACGACCGCGCTTCCATCCAGGCCGAGATCGACCAGCGTCTGACTGAGATCGACCGTATCTCCGAACAGACCGACTTTAACGGCGTCAAGGTGCTCTCCAGTAATCAGAGTCTTTCGATTCAAGTGGGCGCCAACGACGGCGAGTCTATCGACGTTAATTTGGAAAAAACCACCGCCAACACCCTTGGTTTAGGTGGCTTTAGCGTGACTGGCCCAGTAGACAAGTCGGGAACTGCTGGCGCAAAAGATGTATTCGGTGAGGCTGCGCATGGTTTGGTGACGCTAAATAAAACGAGTAATGCTGCTGTAGCGGGGGCTGCTTTTAAGGCAGCCTATGGTGAATCTACCCAAGTTACCGATACTAAAGTTAATGATTTTTCTGCGCAGCTGGCTAAGAATCTCGGTGTGGCGGCATCTGTTGTAAACGTAACCGCTTCTGATGCGTATGTCGACGACGCTGGTAACTGGTACGCAAAGGTAGATATTGATTCCTCCAAAGGAACTAACACTGTTCAGGCGCTTAATCAGCAAGGTTTGATGACGGAAGATGCTAGTGGTAACAAGGTGCAGTTTGACAGCACCACTAACACCACCGGCACTTATTATGTCGCAATTGATCCGGCTGATGCAGATAACGTGGCAGCCGCTACCGTCAATTTCTCTGAAGACGGCAAGGAGCTTGGCGTCAAAGACCTGATGGGAGGTGCTACAGCCAACCCCATGGAGCAACTGGATACGGCGCTTAATCAAGTCGATGAGTTGCGTTCCGATCTTGGTGCGATTCAGAATCGTTTCGAATCGGCCATCACCAACCTGAGCACTAACGAGACCAATCTCTCCGCGGCCCGCTCGCGCATCGAAGATGCCGACTACGCGACCGAAGTGGCCAACATGACCAAGAACCAGATCCTGCAGCAGGCAGGCACCTCAGTTCTCTCTCAGGCCAACCAGCTGCCGCAGAATGTACTCTCTCTGCTGGGCTAA
- a CDS encoding flagellin, with amino-acid sequence MASIQTNLLALKGHQHQLRARSSLSSAMERLSSGLRINSAKDDAAGLGIGNRMTSQIRGQAQVQRNANDGISVAQTAEGALDQINQRLQRIRELTVQGLNGSLKLRDTDVIQAEINANLEEIDRLAENARFNGMPLLTGRAGEVGLQVGANDGETLDIDLTPPGFSVEELGLEEFTIAGIDGEVTDRNTLMGRARDIHLDDTAHTSISYAGMGGSNHDLKRIPSTDNPGNDHTGYYVSAVSSGGPVLYDVNVQAEHDTASDTSSVSFRSVRQIYSEAGTLSTDYLASSDITITDSGGNAFSDGASRRVVKDGDTYLVEETDANGIVRHYETELKYTVDDSSPTATTMEVRQAATPLPGPDTPPAAITSGTVNGYDLDAADTLEYVDEGGNSLTDGELVQVDGDYYLRATESDNGDSVYYALNSIQETTTGPPATTTLTFQADTSQGHLDPELANDTSSTIRTPAISVSGEMVALQDGNGDPLPGATRLMERNDAGHQDEYVIEVDEGGGVYSYYRAELTVSADGDGNPSALSAQAIDGSPYATFRTDEADDHNVQTVSGTTTVTIDPRNVEVNYTDADGEVHNDVLRSGSEGDSNYYFDLPNSQSEYGSFKIASLVNSEDNDILIKTINGNGEVIIYHPSNLNSSFNVSVTTDANGFGNGDEVSNGTPHTIINIVEDAQEIRLKKPKNPLAALDRAIGYVDSKRGHLGAITNRLDNVVDSSQRVETQLSSARSRIMDANYAKEVASMTKAQILQQAGTTLLAQANQLPQNALSLLS; translated from the coding sequence ATGGCATCGATTCAGACCAACCTCTTGGCCCTGAAGGGCCATCAGCACCAGCTGAGGGCCCGGAGCAGTCTCAGCTCCGCAATGGAGCGCCTTTCCTCCGGCCTGCGCATCAACAGTGCCAAGGACGACGCCGCGGGGCTCGGCATTGGCAACCGGATGACCAGCCAGATCAGGGGCCAGGCGCAGGTACAGCGCAATGCCAACGACGGCATCTCCGTCGCGCAGACCGCCGAAGGCGCCCTCGATCAGATCAATCAGCGCCTCCAGCGCATCCGCGAGCTGACGGTGCAGGGGCTGAACGGCTCGCTCAAGCTGCGCGACACCGATGTGATCCAGGCGGAGATCAACGCGAATCTCGAGGAGATCGACCGCCTGGCAGAAAACGCCAGGTTCAACGGGATGCCGTTGCTTACCGGTCGCGCAGGCGAAGTGGGGCTCCAGGTCGGGGCCAACGACGGTGAGACGCTGGATATCGACCTGACTCCACCAGGGTTCAGCGTGGAAGAGCTGGGGTTGGAAGAGTTCACCATCGCCGGCATCGACGGAGAGGTCACGGATCGCAACACCCTGATGGGCCGCGCCCGCGATATTCACCTTGACGATACTGCACATACCAGCATCAGCTACGCCGGCATGGGAGGCAGCAACCACGACTTGAAACGCATTCCCAGTACCGATAATCCCGGCAACGATCATACCGGCTACTATGTGAGCGCCGTGTCCAGCGGGGGACCGGTGCTCTATGACGTCAATGTGCAGGCCGAGCACGATACCGCCAGCGACACCAGCTCAGTCAGCTTCAGGTCCGTCCGACAGATCTATAGCGAGGCCGGCACCCTATCTACCGACTACCTCGCCTCGAGCGATATCACCATTACCGATAGCGGCGGCAACGCCTTCAGCGATGGTGCCTCACGCCGGGTCGTCAAGGATGGCGACACCTACTTGGTAGAGGAAACGGATGCCAACGGTATCGTGCGCCACTATGAAACCGAGCTGAAATACACCGTGGACGACAGCAGTCCGACCGCCACGACCATGGAAGTTCGCCAGGCAGCCACGCCGCTGCCCGGCCCCGACACGCCTCCCGCCGCCATCACCAGCGGCACCGTGAATGGCTACGACCTGGATGCCGCCGACACGCTCGAATACGTCGATGAAGGCGGCAACAGCCTGACCGATGGTGAGCTGGTTCAGGTAGATGGCGACTACTACCTGAGAGCCACGGAGAGCGACAACGGGGATAGCGTCTACTACGCGCTTAACAGCATTCAGGAAACCACCACAGGCCCCCCCGCCACCACCACTTTGACCTTCCAAGCCGATACCAGCCAGGGCCACCTCGACCCGGAGCTGGCGAACGACACCAGCAGCACTATCCGCACGCCGGCCATATCCGTGTCGGGCGAGATGGTCGCTCTTCAGGACGGCAACGGTGATCCCTTGCCTGGCGCTACCCGCCTGATGGAACGCAATGACGCTGGTCATCAGGATGAGTACGTCATCGAGGTGGATGAAGGTGGCGGGGTCTACTCCTACTACCGCGCCGAGCTTACGGTCTCCGCCGATGGCGATGGCAATCCCTCTGCGCTGAGCGCCCAAGCCATCGACGGCTCTCCCTATGCTACTTTCCGCACCGACGAGGCCGATGACCACAATGTGCAGACAGTTTCCGGCACCACGACCGTTACAATCGATCCGCGTAACGTGGAAGTAAACTACACTGACGCTGACGGCGAGGTTCACAATGACGTGCTGCGCTCAGGCAGCGAAGGTGACAGCAACTACTACTTCGACTTGCCAAACAGCCAGTCCGAATATGGCAGCTTCAAGATCGCTTCGCTGGTCAACAGCGAAGATAACGACATACTTATCAAGACCATCAACGGGAATGGCGAGGTGATCATCTACCACCCTTCCAACCTGAACAGTAGCTTCAACGTCAGCGTGACCACGGATGCCAACGGCTTTGGTAACGGTGATGAAGTCTCCAATGGCACGCCACATACCATCATCAACATCGTCGAAGATGCTCAGGAAATTCGACTCAAGAAGCCCAAGAATCCACTCGCGGCTCTCGACCGTGCTATCGGCTACGTCGACAGTAAGCGCGGGCACCTCGGCGCTATTACTAACCGCCTGGACAACGTGGTCGATAGCAGCCAGAGGGTCGAGACACAGCTCAGCTCGGCTCGCTCCCGAATCATGGACGCCAACTACGCCAAAGAGGTGGCCAGCATGACCAAGGCACAGATCCTCCAGCAGGCCGGCACCACCCTGTTGGCACAGGCCAATCAGCTCCCCCAGAACGCGCTCTCGCTACTGAGCTGA